From Anaerococcus urinomassiliensis:
GAGTCCTTATAATCTTCAATAATATTTTGCATGGTGATTGTTGGAGTTTTTGTAGCTATGAATTCGATCATTTCTAGATACTTCTCGTCTACTTCTACTTTATCAAGACCATTTAAACTGTTATATATAAGAGCAGCATAGCCAGTTAACTGCATGGTGTATGTTTGGGCAAAACTTAAGCCAAGGTCATTTTCCATTAGGGCCGTGGTGTAGGACTTGATACCGGTGTTTTTGTATTTATCATAAGTTTCTATTAGGTTGTGTCCGTATTTTGAGAAATCATTTGATACTTGATCTTTGATTTTACTTAAGCTTACAAAACCTTCTTCATTCTTATTTTTTTCTATCCATTTTTCATCAATTGAACAAATATCATCATCTATATAGTAAGGTATATCTATTGGAGGAAAGCCATTCTCTTTAGTTAAAAAATATAGGGGATAGGTAAATTTTTTAAAATTTGTAAGATATCTATATATATCAATTGATGTTGGACCGGCTCCTATTATCCCGATTGTCTTTGAATCTGGGATGTTTTTGATTTTTTCATCTAATGGGTAGGGATCGTATATAAAATTGGCATTTTCTTTTAAATTGTAGGAATCTTTGTAGTAAGATTGGCCAATAGCTAGGAAGATAGAAGCAAAGTTTTCTTTTTCGACTTTTGCATCACTTACAATTTTGTATGTTGATTGTTCTTTATAGATATCTACTACTTCATTTTTGTGAATTATGACGTTTTCATTGGCTATATACTTTCCAAAGCTATCTTTTATATAATCAGCAAATATATTCCTTGGAACCATTCCTTCTATTTTCTCATTTTCTTTATTATTTTGGCTAAGCCAATTTTTAAAATGATTTGGATTATCCATATCCAAGGACATATATCTTTCGTGTACGTTTAAAACTTTGTAATCTGTATCTTTCTCATAGGCTATTCCTACTGATAGTTCTTCATTTTTTTCAAATATATGGATTTTTATATCACTAGTATAATTTTTATGACTAATAATTGTTTTTAGGATATTAGCTCCACCCACGCCAAAACCTACTATAGCTATGTTCATTATCTACTCCCTTTTTGTTTTTTGAAGTTAATTATTCTAATTATTACCCAAATTTGTATAAATTAAGTAAATTATTTGACACTAGCCTTTACACATAGTAAAGTTATTAAGTATTGGCGTGAGATTCGCCAAGATTAATTATAAAAGAAAAGGAGGTGCATTATGCCTACAATTAACCAACTTGTTAGAAAAAGCAGAAAAAGTGAAAAATCTAAATCAAACACTCCAGCTTTGGGTTACAACTACAATACTTTAAAAAGTAGAACAACTCCTAACCAATCACCACAAAAACGTGGAGTTTGTACATCAGTTAGAACTGTAACACCTAAAAAGCCAAACTCTGCTTTACGTAAAGTAGCCAGAGTTAGACTAACTAATGGTGCTGAAGTTCTTTCTTACATCCCAGGTATTGGACACAACTTGCAAGAACACAGTGTTGTGCTTATCAGAGGTGGTAGAGTTAAAGACCTTCCAGGTGTGCGTTACCACATCATAAGAGGTACTCTTGATACTGCAGGAGTAAACGGACGTAAACAAGCTAGATCTAAATACGGTGCTAAAAAAGACCAAAACTAGGATCTAAAACTTAGTGCATAATGTACCTATAATATAGAAATAAAGATTATAAATTTCGGTATATGCATGCACACTAACAACACATGATTAGTTGAGTACTAATGATATTACTTAATAATTGGTAAAGGAGGGAAGCAAAGTGTCAAGAAAGGGACATATACCAAAAAGAGAAGTAATGCCTGACGCTAAGTATAACGATAGAGTTGTAACAAAACTTATCAACAACGTTATGCTTGATGGCAAAAAAGGCATTGCAACAAAAATTGTTTACGATGCATTTGACATCGTAGCAGAAACAACAGGCAATGACGCGCTAGAAGTATTCTACCAAGCTATGGAAAATATTATGCCAACACTTGAAGTTAAAGCACGTAGAATCGGTGGTGCTAACTACCAAGTTCCAATGGAAGTTAGACCAGAAAGAAGACAAACTTTAGCTTTAAGATGGTTAGTAAACTTTTCAAGAGCTCGTGGTGAAAAAACTATGGTTGAAAGATTATCTAAAGAAATCTTAGATGCATCTAACAACGCTGGTGCAGCTGTCAAGAGAAAAGAAGAAATGCACAGAGCTGCAGAAGCAAATAAAGCATTTGCACACTACAGATATTAATTTTAGGGGGATAAATGCCTAGACAAGTAGCACTAAAAGATACTAGAAACATAGGAATCATGGCCCACATAGATGCGGGTAAAACAACAGTTACAGAAAGAATCCTATATTATACTGGTAAAATTTATAAAATTGGTGATACTCATGATGGTACAGCAGTAATGGACTCCATGGACCAAGAAAAGGAACGTGGTATTACAATCGGTTCTGCTGCAACCACAGCTTTTTGGAAAGACCATAGAATAAATATTATCGATACTCCAGGACACGTGGATTTTACTGTAGAAGTAGAAAGATCACTAAGAGTTCTTGATGGTGCGGTAGCTTTATTTGACGCAAAAAGCGGGGTAGAACCACAATCTGAAACAGTATGGAGACAAGCTGATAAATACCACATCCCAAGAATTTGTTTCATCAACAAAATGGATGCTACTGGTGCAGATTTCTTCATGTCAGTGGAAACAATTAAAGATAAGCTAAAAGCTAATGCAGTTCCACTAGAAATTCCTATAGGAGCTGAACAACAATTCCAAGGCGCAGTTGACCTTGTCAAAATGCAAGCTGTAACATACAACACTGAAGATCTTGGTGCCCACCCAATGTTTTCAGAAATCCCAGCTGAACTAAAAGACCAAGCTGAAGAATATAGAAACAATCTTCTTGAAGAATTATCAGAAGTTGATGATACAATTATGATGAAATATCTTGAAGGAGAAGAAGTAAGCGAAGAAGAAATAAATGCTGCTATTAGAAAAGGAACAATTGAACAAAAGATTTTCCCATGCTTACTAGGGTCAGCATACAAAAACAAGGGTGTTCAACCACTACTAGATGCAATCATCGACTATATGCCATCTCCAATAGATGTACCATATATCACAGGTACAGATCCTAAAGATGAAGAAGTAGTAATGGAAAGAAAACCTGGAGATAATGAACCAACAGCAGCCTTAGCATTTAAAGTTGTAACTGACCCATATGTAGGTAAGTTAATATATACAAGAATTTACTCAGGTTCAATAGAATCAGGTTCATATATCTACAATGCAACAAAAGGTAAAAGAGAACGTGTTGGACGTATCATGCAAATGCACTCCAACAAACAAGAGGAAATTCCAGTAGGTTACGCAGGAGACATCGTTGCTCTTCTTGGACTAAAAGATACAACAACAGGTGATTCCTTATGTGATCAAGATAATCAAATTATCCTTGAAAAAATGGAATTCCCAGATCCAGTAATCTCAGTTGCAATCGAACCAAAGACAAGAGCATCTCAAGATAAGATGATTATTGGTCTACAAAAACTATCTGAAGAAGATCCAACATTCGTAACAAAATCTGATGAAGAAACAGGCCAAACAATAATCTCAGGAATGGGTGAGCTTCACCTTGAAATCATCGTAGATAGACTGCTAAGAGAATTCAAAGTAGAAGCAAATATCGGTAACCCACAAGTAGCTTACAGAGAAGGTATCACAGCTGAAGCAGAAGCACAAGGTAAGTTTGTAAGACAATCTGGTGGTTCTGGTCAATACGGTGATGTTCATCTAAGAGTTACTCCAGGAGAAGAAGGCTCTGGTATTACATTCGAATCTAAAATTGTCGGTGGTACTGTACCAAAAGAATATATCAGACCAGTTGAAGAAGGTGTACGTGAAGCGGCAGCTAGCGGTATCCTAGGTGGTTACCCAATGGTTGACATGCACGTTGTTCTATACGATGGTTCTTACCACGAAGTAGACTCTTCAGAAGTAGCCTTCCACGTAGCAGGATCAATGGGTCTTAAAAATGCAGTAGAAAAAGCAAAACCAGTTCTATTAGAACCAATTGAAAAAGTTGAAATTACAACCCCGGATGAGTATCTTGGAGATGTAATGGGTGACGTTTCATCAAGACGTGGTAAAATTGATGGTATGAATCCAAAAGATGGTATCCATGTACTAGATGCCTTCATTCCACTATCAGAAATGTTTGGATACGCAACAGACTTACGTTCCAAAACACAAGGTAGGGCAACATACTCAATGCAATTTGACCACTATGCTCAAGTACCAGAATCAGTAAAAGAAGAAGTACTAAATAAATAATTAATACGAGGAGAAATAAATGTCTAAACAACAATTTGAAAGAAGCAAACCACATATTAATATCGGAACAATCGGTCACGTAGACCACGGTAAAACAACAACAACAGCAGCAATCACTCAAGCCCTAAACAAAAAATACGGCACAGGTGAATACGTAGACTACGAACACATCGACAAAGCTCCAGAAGAAAGAGAACGTGGAATCACAATCAACACATCAGTAGTAGAATACGAAACACCAAATAGACACTACGCACACATCGACGCCCCAGGCCACGCTGACTACGTTAAAAACATGATCACAGGAGCAGCCCAAATGGACGGCGCAATCATCGTAGTATCAGCAGCAGACGGTCCAATGCCACAAACAAGAGAACACATCTTACTAGCAAGACAAGTAGGCGTACCAAAAATCGCAGTATTCCTAAACAAAGAAGACCAAGTAGACGATGCCGAACTAATCGAATTAGTAGAAATGGAAGTAAGAGACCTACTAAACGAATACGAATTCGACGGAGACAACTGCCCAGTAGTAGTAGGATCAGCACTAAAATCCCTACAAGAAGGTGGCGAAGGCCCATGGACAGACAAAATCCTACAACTAATGGAAGAAGTAGACAACTACTTTGACATTCCAGAAAGAGACAACGACCAACCATTCCTAATGCCAGTAGAAGACGTAATGACAATCTCAGGCCGTGGAACAGTAGCAACAGGAAGAGTAGAAAGAGGAACATTAAAAGTAGGCGACACAGTAGAAATCGTAGGCCTAACAGAAAAAACAACAAGCGCAGTAGTAACAGGCGTAGAAATGTTCCACAAATCACTAGAACAAGCAGAATCAGGCGACAACGTAGGAATCCTACTAAGAGGAGTACAAAGAGACGAAATCTCAAGAGGACAAGTACTAGCAAGACCAGACAGCGTACACCCACACACAGAATTCGAAGGCCAAGTATACGTACTAACCAAAGATGAAGGAGGCCGTCACACACCATTCTTCAGTGGCTACAGACCACAATTCTTCTTCAGAACAACAGACGTAACAGGCGACATCCAACTAGAAGAAGGCGTAGAAATGGTAATGCCAGGCGACAACGCAACATTCAAAATCAGCCTACAAAAACCAATAGCCCTAGAAGAAGGCCTAAGATTCGCAGTACGTGAAGGTGGAAGAACAGTAGCATCAGGCGTAGTAACAAAGGTTATTAAATAATTAAGGCTCTATGTCAAATAGTGTTGGTAAATAATAATTAACCAAATACTTTTCCATGGATAGGAATTCCTATCCATGGAATTTTTTTGCGTTCACTTAAGTGAGTTGAGCGAACGAATGTGAGCGAAACAAAAAACCACCTGCTATGCAGGTGGAGGGATTAAGCTTTAGCTTCAAGACCAAAAAATTCTCACTTGTAATATAATTGTGATAACCACATGCACAATAAAAACAAGGAGAATAAATTGGACAACAATAGTTTATCACATACAAAATGGAGATGTAAATATCATATAGTATTTGCCCCGAAATTTAGAAGACAAGAAATATATGGGAAACTAAAAAAAGACATAGGTCAAATACTACGAGAACTATGTCAAAGAAAAGGAATAAACATAATAGAAGCCCAGATCATGTCCATATGCTTATAGAAGTACCACTAAAATATAGTATCTCAGAAATAATGGGATATCTAAAAGGAAAAAGTTCACTAATAATATTTGATCGACACGCAAACTTAAAATATAAATATGGAAACAGACATTTCTGGTGTAGAGGTTATTACGTGGATACAGTAGGGCGAAATGAGAAAATGATAAAAGAATATATACAAAATCAACTAAAAGAAGACTATTATGCGGATCAAATAAGTATCAAGGAATACTATGACCCGTTTACGGGAGAGTCAGTAAAAAGAAGCAATAAATAAACTGCTTAAGCAGAAGCTGAGAAAGTGGTGCATGTGGAGATAATACTCGGAGCCCCAATAGGGGCGTGCCGGTATTCGCGCCTTCTAGGCGCTGTGCAAACTACCAGCTAAGCTGGTAGTTTTGATTGGAGGCTAATATGAATATTAAAGAAGCTTCTAACATACTTAAGCTCTCTTATCTAAGAGAGTCATATGAGGATTTAATAGAAGAATCATCAAATCTAAACTTATCTAACGAAGACTTCTTAAAACTTTTCTTAGAAAGAGAGGTAGAAAGAAGAAAAAACAACGGGATAGCAAGAAGAATAAGAAATGCTAAATTTATCAACAAGAAATTCTTAGAAGACTTTGATAAAACAAAATATTCTCTAGAACTAAACAAAAAATTTGAATATCTTGAAACACTAAAATTCATAGATAACAAAGAAAACATAATCATGATAGGAACACCTGGTTGTGGAAAAACTCACTACGCTACAGCCTTAGGCATAAAAGCGTGTATGAAAGGAAAAAATGTACTCTTTACATCAGTTCCCAACTTAGTAATAGAATTACAGGAGGCAATGAGTAAAAATCAAATTACTAATTACAAAAGAAAATTTGAAAAATATGATTTAGTAATACTAGATGAGCTAGGATATGTATCATTTGATAAAACAGGATGCGAAATATTATTTAATCTCCTCTCATCAAGAAATGATAAGGGATCAATAATATTAACCACAAACCTAAACTTTGAAAGATGGGAAGAAGTATTTAAAGATCCAATGCTAACGGGAGCAATAGTAGATAGACTTGCTCATAGAGCCCATATCATGGATATGTCTAGGGAAAAATCATATAGGATGGAAGATAGCATAGAGTGGTCAAAAAATATGTAAAGACGCCTTTCCCCTAGGGGAAAGCTAGTAAAAGATATTAAGTATTTCTTTACCATAAGTGGACCATTTTTCAATAATAACTGTGGACCATTTTTCGGTTGACATTTACAACAAGAAATGGTACAAGCAAGAAAACAGTTAGATCATCTTACGGAAATATAGATCTAAACATACCAAGAGATAGAGAAGGATCCTTTGAACCACAATCATTAAAAAAATACGAAAAAGACATATCAAACATAGAAAATCAAATAATATCAATGTATGGAAAAGGAATACCCTCACCTAATAATATCTGCAGCTCGTAAACTCGCTGGATATTATTGGCTGGGGCAGACCCTGACCACAAGAGATATATCAAGTCACATCAAAGATATTTATGGATTTGGCATATCAGAAATAATGGTAAGCAAAATAACCAACAAAATTCTACCAACCATAGAAGAGTACCCTCGCCTCAATCTTTCTACAACTCATTACATTCGTTGGAAAGAATGGGCTGGGGCAGTCCCTGACAAAATAGACCATTAGAAAAAGTCTACCCTATGGTATTTTTAGACGCCATACACTATCACGTAAGAGAAAACAACATAGTAGTCAAAAAAGCAGTATACATTGCCCTAGGCTACAACCTAGAAGGATTTAAAAAAATACTAGGACTATTGGTTGGAGAAAACGAATCAAGCAAATACTGGCTTTTAGTATTAAATGGTCTAAAAGAAAGAGGACTAGAAGATGTATTAATATTCTCAACAGACAATCTACCAGGATTTAGTGAGGCTATAGAAGCAGTATATCCAAGATCAGAAATACACCCCAAAAGCGTTGGGAAAATCATGTATAATACATCAAATAAGATACTCCACAAAGTATGTATCCTACAAAGACATAAAAGAATTAATGAAAGACCTAAAAGCAGTATACAAGACACCAACAGAAGACTTAGTCTTAACAAATTTAGGAGTCTTTGAAGAAAAATGGGGTAAAAAATATCCAATGTGTGTAAGCTCTTGGAAAAACAACTGGACAGAATTATCGACATATTTTAAATATCCAGAAGGAATAAGAAAACTGATATATACAACAAATGCTATGGAAAACTCCAATAGGCAACTAAGAAAAGTGACCAAAAATAAAACCATATTTCCAAATGACTATGCTCTACAAAAAAGCTTGTATCTGGCAATGGTAGATGTCTCAAGTAAGTGGACATATAGAATACGAGGCTGGGATCAAATCTTATCCCAATTATTAATATTTTTTGAGAGGAGGTTTTAATTAAGATAAAAATTTAGTATGAAATCGGCTGCAAATTTTCATGAAAATTTGACAGTTTATTTAAGTTGTGTAGAATTAAGAAAAGCTCCATTCCTATAGGAATGGACAAACATTGATACATAAAAAATGTATCAACCCTTGCCCTTATGTCAGGATTTAGGTTGATACACAAAATTATTTACAGACCCGTTTCATAGTAAAGAGGGTACATATTAAATCTTGAATATAGTTCAAGGAAGCTGGATCTATTATGTGTTTTATGTATAATACTTACAAATCTTTTAATTAACTATAAGCTACTTATTATGTATAATATATATAAGATAGTTTGATAAAGAGTGATTAGTAAAATGAATGATTATAAGATATACTGGGCTAATTGATTATAAGGAGATATTATGTCAGATGGAAGAATGGAATTTAGTAAAATTCTTAAAGATATAAGATATAGAAACAGGCTAAGTCAAGAAGATGTAGAGTGGGAATCTGTTATAAGCAGAAAAACTATTTCAA
This genomic window contains:
- a CDS encoding FAD/NAD(P)-binding protein, whose product is MNIAIVGFGVGGANILKTIISHKNYTSDIKIHIFEKNEELSVGIAYEKDTDYKVLNVHERYMSLDMDNPNHFKNWLSQNNKENEKIEGMVPRNIFADYIKDSFGKYIANENVIIHKNEVVDIYKEQSTYKIVSDAKVEKENFASIFLAIGQSYYKDSYNLKENANFIYDPYPLDEKIKNIPDSKTIGIIGAGPTSIDIYRYLTNFKKFTYPLYFLTKENGFPPIDIPYYIDDDICSIDEKWIEKNKNEEGFVSLSKIKDQVSNDFSKYGHNLIETYDKYKNTGIKSYTTALMENDLGLSFAQTYTMQLTGYAALIYNSLNGLDKVEVDEKYLEMIEFIATKTPTITMQNIIEDYKDSKIKVIRATDDIKVDSQGQFIVTSDNEKEIKIDVIINAQGFEKNLLAAIKVDKLLANLYKRKYIEDDINGKFIRVAYPSYRLVNKKYGLMENFYLNGMWAGGTDVLNNDLRSIIKSGQLAANDFMDKI
- the rpsL gene encoding 30S ribosomal protein S12, coding for MPTINQLVRKSRKSEKSKSNTPALGYNYNTLKSRTTPNQSPQKRGVCTSVRTVTPKKPNSALRKVARVRLTNGAEVLSYIPGIGHNLQEHSVVLIRGGRVKDLPGVRYHIIRGTLDTAGVNGRKQARSKYGAKKDQN
- the rpsG gene encoding 30S ribosomal protein S7, encoding MSRKGHIPKREVMPDAKYNDRVVTKLINNVMLDGKKGIATKIVYDAFDIVAETTGNDALEVFYQAMENIMPTLEVKARRIGGANYQVPMEVRPERRQTLALRWLVNFSRARGEKTMVERLSKEILDASNNAGAAVKRKEEMHRAAEANKAFAHYRY
- the fusA gene encoding elongation factor G; translation: MPRQVALKDTRNIGIMAHIDAGKTTVTERILYYTGKIYKIGDTHDGTAVMDSMDQEKERGITIGSAATTAFWKDHRINIIDTPGHVDFTVEVERSLRVLDGAVALFDAKSGVEPQSETVWRQADKYHIPRICFINKMDATGADFFMSVETIKDKLKANAVPLEIPIGAEQQFQGAVDLVKMQAVTYNTEDLGAHPMFSEIPAELKDQAEEYRNNLLEELSEVDDTIMMKYLEGEEVSEEEINAAIRKGTIEQKIFPCLLGSAYKNKGVQPLLDAIIDYMPSPIDVPYITGTDPKDEEVVMERKPGDNEPTAALAFKVVTDPYVGKLIYTRIYSGSIESGSYIYNATKGKRERVGRIMQMHSNKQEEIPVGYAGDIVALLGLKDTTTGDSLCDQDNQIILEKMEFPDPVISVAIEPKTRASQDKMIIGLQKLSEEDPTFVTKSDEETGQTIISGMGELHLEIIVDRLLREFKVEANIGNPQVAYREGITAEAEAQGKFVRQSGGSGQYGDVHLRVTPGEEGSGITFESKIVGGTVPKEYIRPVEEGVREAAASGILGGYPMVDMHVVLYDGSYHEVDSSEVAFHVAGSMGLKNAVEKAKPVLLEPIEKVEITTPDEYLGDVMGDVSSRRGKIDGMNPKDGIHVLDAFIPLSEMFGYATDLRSKTQGRATYSMQFDHYAQVPESVKEEVLNK
- the tuf gene encoding elongation factor Tu, whose amino-acid sequence is MSKQQFERSKPHINIGTIGHVDHGKTTTTAAITQALNKKYGTGEYVDYEHIDKAPEERERGITINTSVVEYETPNRHYAHIDAPGHADYVKNMITGAAQMDGAIIVVSAADGPMPQTREHILLARQVGVPKIAVFLNKEDQVDDAELIELVEMEVRDLLNEYEFDGDNCPVVVGSALKSLQEGGEGPWTDKILQLMEEVDNYFDIPERDNDQPFLMPVEDVMTISGRGTVATGRVERGTLKVGDTVEIVGLTEKTTSAVVTGVEMFHKSLEQAESGDNVGILLRGVQRDEISRGQVLARPDSVHPHTEFEGQVYVLTKDEGGRHTPFFSGYRPQFFFRTTDVTGDIQLEEGVEMVMPGDNATFKISLQKPIALEEGLRFAVREGGRTVASGVVTKVIK
- the istB gene encoding IS21-like element helper ATPase IstB; translation: MNIKEASNILKLSYLRESYEDLIEESSNLNLSNEDFLKLFLEREVERRKNNGIARRIRNAKFINKKFLEDFDKTKYSLELNKKFEYLETLKFIDNKENIIMIGTPGCGKTHYATALGIKACMKGKNVLFTSVPNLVIELQEAMSKNQITNYKRKFEKYDLVILDELGYVSFDKTGCEILFNLLSSRNDKGSIILTTNLNFERWEEVFKDPMLTGAIVDRLAHRAHIMDMSREKSYRMEDSIEWSKNM